The bacterium nucleotide sequence CTCGCGCCCACCGCCGTCGACTCGGGTGAACTTGGCGTGCACGTGCCAGGCGCGCGCCGCGGTTGCGGCGATCGAGGCAAGGCCGTCCAGATAATTTCCCGTATCGAGCAGCAGCCCGAGCGCGGGACTCCCTACCTGTTCGACGATCGCCGTGACGTCCTGAGAGGTCTGCACGAAACCGCCGTGGTCGTGGTTCTCCATGACCAACCGTGCTTTGCGCCGCTCGGCCTCGCGGCACACCGCGCGGAGAGAGGCAATCATTGCCTCCCACCGCGCGGCGCGATCGCCCTCCGGCCACCCGGCGAATGTCCGGAGGAATCGCGACCCGAGACGCTGTCCGGCGGCCATCCACTCGCGGGTCCGCGCTTCCTCATCGCGGCGCCGGCCGTCGTCGGCCACGCCGAAGTTGTTCATGAGCGCGATGTTGACGATCGCCACGCCGTACCGGGCGGCGGCGGCCCGCAGCGCGTCGATCCGTTCATCGCTCGGAGGCCCGATGTGCTTGTCCTCCAGCTCGACGCCGGCGAGACCGAGTTCTTCGGCGCAGAAGCGCAGCCAGTCCACGAGCGTCATGTGTCCCGCCTCGAGGATGTCGTCGTAGGATTGCGAGGAGCAGGCGAGCTGTATCGTCATCGGGTTATCCACACCCTCCCGGCGTAAGCCGCAGCCGGGCCAGCCACGCGTCGGCCTCGGCCCGCCGAGGCAGCGATTCCTGTGCGCCGATCCGCGTGACCGAGAGCGCCGCGAGGGCGTTCGCCCGCCGAGCCGCCGTTCGCAGGGACAGGTCCTCCGCGAGAAACACCGCGAGGCTCCCGACGAACGCGTCGCCCGCCCCGGTGGGATCCACCGCGTCCACGGGAACCGGTGGGATACGCGTTGCGCCGCCATCATCTAGCACCAGGGCGCCGGCGGCGCCGAGCGTCACGATCACCGCGCGTGGCCCGCGCCCCAGGAGCCACCGCGCCGCCTGCTCGGCCTCCGCCGGCTCGGTCACAGGTCGACCGGTCAGCTGCGCGGCCTCGGGCTCGTTGGGAAC carries:
- a CDS encoding sugar phosphate isomerase/epimerase family protein; amino-acid sequence: MTIQLACSSQSYDDILEAGHMTLVDWLRFCAEELGLAGVELEDKHIGPPSDERIDALRAAAARYGVAIVNIALMNNFGVADDGRRRDEEARTREWMAAGQRLGSRFLRTFAGWPEGDRAARWEAMIASLRAVCREAERRKARLVMENHDHGGFVQTSQDVTAIVEQVGSPALGLLLDTGNYLDGLASIAATAARAWHVHAKFTRVDGGGREPGIDHDAVIALLRQAGYDGWISIEYEGPEPSRTAVPRALGYLSQAIRA